Genomic segment of Rhodococcus sp. W8901:
ACGATCACGGTCTCGACCGTGAGGCCGGAGCAGCGGGCTGGAGAAAGTACATCATCGGTGAAGTACGCGAGTACCGAATCCCTACGCGTCACGAGCAAATGACGAGCCCGCAGGGCCTTTCGGTCGTGGGCCCCCTCCTCAACCGGCACTTGAATCTGGTCGACCGAGAGCGGGGGGCACCCGAGTAATGCGCAGCACTACACAAACCGTGCACCCGTTGCCCGACTCTTCAGCGCGGACTACCGTGGTGTCGAGCGGGCCGAATGGATGTACAGGTCGTGCTCGATGCCCTTGGCTGCCCCGGACCCGGCAGTCCCATTGGAGGACAGCGATTCGCCGAGAGGGTTCCTCAGGACTGCAGCTGTTCACGGCACTCGCCGAAGCAGTGTCTCTAGTCGGTCTTTCGCCTGATCGCCAGGTGCGGACGCACCGCAGTCGACCCGGAAAGCATGCTTTTGCGTATGGCGCGGAGCGCCACCGGTCCCTTCCTCTCGTCGGCGCCTTTGCGCGTCGGATGGTGGTGCGATGCGAATCGGGTAGGAGGACAAATGACCGCGATTCGGCTCGAGAAGTTGTTCGGAGAGGACGCGGTCGTGGGCTCCGAGCATCGGTGCTCCGAGGTGCTGCGTAGTTGGGTTTGCGACTACCTGATCCGACCGCATCCGGATCTCGGCAGATCGGGTCCGGTCTGCCCGTTCACCAATCCGTCGATCTCGCGAGGACTGTTGTGGGTCGGATTCATCGATGGCTGCGACGTCGGTGTTCAGCAGATGACCGAGGCGGTGGACGAGATGTTCGCTGCTTTTCGCGAGTTGCCGCCGGTTGACGGCGACGATGCGCTCCTGAAGGCCGTGCTCCTCGTGTTCGCCGATGTCTCGGACTACTCGCTGATCGAGGAGGCGCAACGCGAAGGTAAGTCCAAGTTCGTCCAGGAAGGACTCATGCTCGGCCAGTTCTATCCGGGATGCACCACGTCCGGGCTACGGAACAAGGCGTTCCCGGCACTGGACGCGCCGCTTCCCATTCTGGCGGTGCGCAGTATGGTCGGCTCCGATTTTCCGTTCCTGGCGGAGCGGAGCGAGTGGGTCGACGCCTATCTGAAGAAGTTTGCAGACCGGATCCCAGGTCCGGTCCGGAGCAGCATCACAGAGAAGGTGGTCGGGGAATTCGCGGTGGACACCTGCCCGGACCGGTAGACGAGACAGGATTGATCGGGTGTGACAGGTGACTGCCGCGACGCGGTGGCAGAGCGGAGTGCCGGTCACAGAGTCGACAGGTTGCTCCCGAGGGCTGCGTCCCATAATCGGAGTATGGCGATCACCATGCGACGATCCGGGCCGCAGGACCGGGAGGCGATCCTCGCGCTGATGGCGGCCTCGCGCGGTGACGGCCTGTCCGCCCAGGAGCGCGCCGAGCGCGGCTTCATCCAGGGGCGCATGGACGCCGATGTCCTCACCCGGTTCCAGGAGGGCACCGGCGTCTTCATCGCCGAGGAGACCGGCCGACTCGCCGGGTTCGCGATGACGTCGGAGCCCGGCGCGGTCGCCTCGGGTCCGCCGCGCTTGGCGCTGGATGCGCTGGGGGACGGGGACGGCCGCTTGTTCCTGTACGGGCCGGCGGCCGTGGACCCGGGCTTCCAGGGGCGCGGGGTGTTGACGATGCTGCTCACCGCGCTCAGTCGTGAGCTTCGGGACCGCTTCGATCTCGGCGTCGCCTTCGTCGAGGCGGCGAACGCGAAGTCGCTTGCGGTGCACCGGCATTACGGGATGACCGAGGCGGCGACGTTCGTGTTCGACGGGCGCGACTACTTCGTGTTCACGTTCGACCCGGCCGAGTTCGCGGCCCGCCCCAACCCCTGAACGGGAGTTCAGCACACGCCGTCGCGCTCGAACCGTGCCGTGAACTCCCGTTCAGGGGTTCGCGGGGCGCGCGCGGGGTCAGCCGTCGCCGGCGGTGAGCTTGCCGAGGATGCGGCGCAGCTGCGCGCGGTCGTCGGCGTCGAGCGGGGCGAAGAAGTCGGCGGCCTGGGCGTCGCGGGCGTCCGACATTTCGGCGATCAGCTTGCGGCCGGTGTCGGTGAGCTGGACGCACACCGCGCGCCGGTCGCCGCCGTCGGAGACGCGCTCGACGAGCTCGCGCTTCTGCAGCCGGTCGACCACCTCGGTGGCCGACCGGGGCGCGATGCGCAGCGCCTTCGCGACGTCGCCGAGGCGGGGGCGGCCGTCGGACTCGGTGCCGATCACGCGCAGCGCGCGGAACTCGTGGGGAGAGAGCTCCCATGGTTCTAGCGCGGTGAACCACTTGCGCCGCAGGGCGCGGGACGTGGACATCACGAGGTCGCGGAGCTGTTCGGACGATGCCTCGGTCATGGTTTCGGAGCTTACCTCACTTGACAGTCACCTCATGTTGAGGCAACCTCAGTAAAGGCTTGCCCCGACTTCTGAGAGGGGTGGTTAGATGACAAGCCCACCATTCGGTGGACCCGGTGGGGGTCCCATGCGTTCCCGCAAGATCGATCCCGCCGACCGCGCCCAGCTCGAGGATTCCCCCGTGAGTCTGCGCCGGATCGGCTCCCTGTTCGCGCCGTACCGCTGGCAGA
This window contains:
- a CDS encoding MarR family winged helix-turn-helix transcriptional regulator, with protein sequence MTEASSEQLRDLVMSTSRALRRKWFTALEPWELSPHEFRALRVIGTESDGRPRLGDVAKALRIAPRSATEVVDRLQKRELVERVSDGGDRRAVCVQLTDTGRKLIAEMSDARDAQAADFFAPLDADDRAQLRRILGKLTAGDG
- a CDS encoding GNAT family N-acetyltransferase; protein product: MAITMRRSGPQDREAILALMAASRGDGLSAQERAERGFIQGRMDADVLTRFQEGTGVFIAEETGRLAGFAMTSEPGAVASGPPRLALDALGDGDGRLFLYGPAAVDPGFQGRGVLTMLLTALSRELRDRFDLGVAFVEAANAKSLAVHRHYGMTEAATFVFDGRDYFVFTFDPAEFAARPNP
- a CDS encoding DUF6875 domain-containing protein, with the translated sequence MTAIRLEKLFGEDAVVGSEHRCSEVLRSWVCDYLIRPHPDLGRSGPVCPFTNPSISRGLLWVGFIDGCDVGVQQMTEAVDEMFAAFRELPPVDGDDALLKAVLLVFADVSDYSLIEEAQREGKSKFVQEGLMLGQFYPGCTTSGLRNKAFPALDAPLPILAVRSMVGSDFPFLAERSEWVDAYLKKFADRIPGPVRSSITEKVVGEFAVDTCPDR